From one Rattus norvegicus strain BN/NHsdMcwi chromosome 7, GRCr8, whole genome shotgun sequence genomic stretch:
- the LOC134479940 gene encoding mitochondrial ribosome and complex I assembly factor AltMIEF1 — protein sequence MAPWSREAVLRLYRALLRQGRELRYTDRDFYFASIRREFRKNQKLEDLEAREKQLEKGLVFLHSKLGGLI from the coding sequence ATGGCCCCGTGGAGCCGAGAGGCGGTGCTGCGTCTGTACCGGGCTCTGCTGCGCCAAGGCCGAGAGCTTCGCTACACCGATCGAGACTTCTACTTTGCTTCCATCCGCCGAGAATTCAGGAAAAATCAGAAACTTGAGGATCTGGAGGCTCGAGAGAAGCAGCTGGAGAAGGGCCTGGTCTTCCTCCATAGCAAACTAGGAGGCCTTATTTAG